The Glycine soja cultivar W05 chromosome 19, ASM419377v2, whole genome shotgun sequence genomic sequence ttttcaaagagacTTGCAATATGAAAACACAAACATATTTTCTTTGCCGTAACAATgtgtttgattaattttgtgttgtcttgtgttcctcttttttttttttaaatgccaaaaaaaatgtgtaatatTCTTGTGGGGATCCAAAGAAAATTCTTGTGGGGGAGGGaataaagacaataaaaaattgtttgggtAAGTTGGGAGGATATTTGCAAGAGTAAGAACTAGGGAGGCTTAGGAGTtacaaatttattgttgttCAATGAGGCTTTATTGGGGAAAATGGAGGTGGTCTCTTTTTCATCAAGAGGGAAGTTTGTGGAGTGAGGTGTTAATACCAAAGTATGATGGTTGGAAAGGTCTAGTGAGGGAGGGTGAGCTTTTGCGGGAATCATTGTGGTGGAAGGACTTGAAAAGAATTTGTGGAGGAAATAGTAGAGAGAAATGGTTCGATGAGGGGATTGAGTGGAAAACAGGGCAAGGTGAAAAGATTAGATTTTGGCTAGATGAGTGGATAGATGGAAATTGGTTGGCCAATTTTTTCCTAGATTGTACTTTATTTCGAATCAAAAAGAGGATGTGGTTTGTGAGATGGGTTGTTGGAGGTTGGATAGATGGGTTTGGAAGTTAAATTGGAGAAGAGAGACTTTTGAGTGGGAACTTCTCGAGCAATTGCAAATACTCTTAAATTCTGTACAGATACTTAGTAATGAGTTGGATTCATGGGTTTGGCAAAATTGCAATTCTGGAAAATACTCTACAAACTGGGCTTATAAACTGTTGTTGGAAGATGATGGTATGGTAATCCCAAGTGATATTTTCTCATTGGCGTGGAGGCTAAGAAGGATACCAAACAAAGTGGCGTTCTTACTTTGGAGGGCTTTCAAGGATCGACTGCCAACTAAAGATAATTTAG encodes the following:
- the LOC114399924 gene encoding uncharacterized protein LOC114399924; the protein is MGCWRLDRWVWKLNWRRETFEWELLEQLQILLNSVQILSNELDSWVWQNCNSGKYSTNWAYKLLLEDDGMVIPSDIFSLAWRLRRIPNKVAFLLWRAFKDRLPTKDNLLWLQCHSWMLPSMSTILSASLESHFNQFSGLGRSKSATEFGQGFICRGYW